In a single window of the Drosophila subpulchrella strain 33 F10 #4 breed RU33 chromosome X, RU_Dsub_v1.1 Primary Assembly, whole genome shotgun sequence genome:
- the LOC119557983 gene encoding neuropathy target esterase sws isoform X4 — MDVLELLRASANGGFNTLFSDAWCQYVSQQITATMYMYCAIAVLGFLFLAWFMYFKRMARLRLRDELAFIRSLSAVTSSGGDLRGLRFRKRDKMLFYGRRMLRKMKNVSGQMYSSGKGYKRRAVMRFARRILQLRRDNMPLEMRTVEPPAEYLEETIEGSDRVPPDAVYMLHGIRIFGHFEKPVFLRLCKHTQLLELMAGDYLFKITDPDDSVYIVQSGMINVYISNADGSTLSLKTVRKGESVTSLLSFIDVLSGNPSYYKTVTAKAIEKSVVIRLPMQAFEEVFQDNPDVMIRVIQAIMIRLQRVLFTALRNYLGLNAELVQNHMRYKSVSTMSGPINSQSSQSSRQAANGPPTVVTQLNLMQSAALGSVSGSGVAVTLTRAPPSPSRHSREEHTLSDTNPNPDGSIQGNSNLFTEVHGDAPNADLFHQQQHSVGNLSTRRGSITQMTPEGSQASPQAPGVSPSIDMRLVQSSAVDSLRKELGLPEEDAHIIEPFVEIRELEPNVTLITEGNADDVCVWFVMTGTLAVYQSNQDATRAKPDKSDQLIHFVHPGEIVGGLAMLTGEASAYTIRSRNNSRIAFIRRAAIYQIMRQRPRIVLDLGNGVVRRLSPLVRQCDYALDWIFLESGRAVYRQDESSDSTYIVLSGRMRSVITHPGGKKEIVGEYGKGDLVGIVEMITETSRTTTVMAVRDSELAKLPEGLFNAIKLRYPIVVTKLISFLSHRFLGSMQTRSGSGAPGAPVEANPVTHKYSTVALVPITDEVPLTPFTYELYHSLCAIGPVLRLTSDVVRKQLGPNIFEAANEYRLTSWLAQQEDRNIITLYQCDSSLSAWTHRCMRQADVILIVGLGDRSYLVGKFEREIDRLAMRTQKELVLLYPETTNARPANTLSWLNARPWVTKHHHVLCVKRIFTRKSQYRINDLYSRVLLSEPNMHSDFSRLARWLTGNSIGLVLGGGGARGAAHIGMLKAIQEAGIPIDMVGGVSIGALMGALWCSERNITTVTQKAREWSKKMTKWFLQLLDLTYPITSMFSGREFNKTIHDTFGDVSIEDLWIPYFTLTTDITASCHRIHTNGSLWRYVRSSMSLSGYMPPLCDPKDGHLLLDGGYVNNLPELSFSAHRARRVLEIPLVRSCLPAFRVPRSSRSIPFRFAPFY, encoded by the exons ATGGATGTCCTGGAACTGCTGCGCGCCAGCGCCAACGGCGGCTTCAACACTCTCTTCTCGGACGCATGGTGTCAGTACGTTTCGCAGCAGATCACAGCAACG ATGTACATGTATTGCGCCATAGCAGTGCTGGGCTTTCTGTTCCTGGCCTGGTTCATGTACTTTAAGCGCATGGCCCGTTTGCGCCTGCGCGACGAGCTTGCCTTCATCCGTTCCCTGAGCGCCGTGACCTCATCCGGCGGAGATCTGCGCGGCCTGCGCTTCCGCAAGCGCGACAAGATGCTCTTCTACGGACGTCGCATGCTGCGCAAGATGAAGAACGTTAGTGGTCAGATGTATAGCAGCGGCAAGGGTTACAAGCGCCGGGCTGTGATGCGATTCGCCAGGCGAATCCTTCAGCTGAGGCGGGACAATATGCCGCTGGAGATGCGCACCGTGGAGCCGCCAGCGGAGTATCTGGAGGAGACCATCGAGGGCAGCGATCGGGTGCCACCGGATGCCGTTTACATGCTGCATGGCATCCGCATCTTTGGGCACTTCGAGAAGCCCGTCTTCCTGCGACTGTGCAAGCACACCCAGTTACTGGAACTGATGGCCGGTGATTATCTGTTCAAGATTACCGATCCGGACGATAGCGTCTATATCGTCCAGTCGGGCATGATAAATGTGTATATCTCAAATGCGGATGGCAGCACTCTGTCGCTGAAGACGGTGCGCAAGGGCGAGTCGGTGACCTCGCTGCTGAGCTTTATAGATGTCCTGTCGGGAAATCCCAGTTACTACAAAACAGTCACCGCCAAGGCCATTGAGAAATCGGTGGTCATTCGGTTGCCCATGCAG GCCTTCGAAGAGGTGTTCCAGGATAATCCGGATGTGATGATTCGGGTCATCCAGGCGATAATGATAAGACTACAACGAGTCCTCTTCACCGCACTGCGCAACTACCTTGGTCTAAATGCCGAACTGGTGCAGAACCACATGCGCTACAAGAGTGTCTCCACGATGAGTGGACCGATCAACTCGCAGTCCTCGCAATCCTCACGCCAGGCGGCCAATGGTCCGCCCACGGTGGTCACCCAACTGAATCTGATGCAGTCCGCTGCCTTGGGATCGGTATCGGGATCGGGTGTGGCAGTGACCTTGACCCGAGCACCGCCTTCGCCATCGCGTCATTCGCGCGAAGAGCACACGCTATCCGATACGAATCCCAATCCGGATGGCAGTATTCAAGGCAATAGCAATCTATTCACCGAAGTGCACGGCGATGCGCCGAATGCAGATCTAttccatcagcagcagcattcGGTGGGCAATCTGTCCACGCGTCGCGGTTCCATCACCCAGATGACGCCCGAGGGCTCGCAGGCCAGTCCTCAGGCACCGGGAGTATCGCCCTCGATAGACATGCGCCTGGTGCAATCCTCAGCGGTGGACAGTCTGCGTAAGGAGCTGGGTCTGCCCGAGGAGGATGCCCACATCATTGAACCCTTTGTTGAGATACGCGAACTGGAGCCGAATGTCACTTTAATCACCGAAGGCAATGCGGACGATGTTTGCGTGTGGTTTGTGATGACAGGCACATTGGCTGTTTACCAGAGCAATCAGGATGCCACGCGTGCCAAGCCGGACAAGAGCGACCAGCTTATCCATTTTGTGCATCCCGGGGAAATCGTTGGCGGACTGGCCATGCTGACGGGAGAGGCCAGTGCCTATACCATTCGATCGAGGAACAACAGTAGGATTGCCTTCATCCGACGTGCGGCCATCTACCA GATCATGCGCCAGCGACCCCGCATTGTTTTGGATCTGGGCAATGGGGTAGTACGCCGCCTATCGCCGCTGGTGAGGCAGTGCGACTACGCCCTGGATTGGATCTTCCTGGAGTCGGGCAGAGCTGTCTATCGGCAGGACGAGAGCAGCGACAGCACATACATTGTCCTGAGCGGACGCATGCGATCGGTCATCACACATCCTGGTGGCAAAAAGGAAATCGTCGGCGAATACGGCAAGGGGGATCTCGTGGGCATCGTCGAAATGATCACGGAAACGTCGCGCACCACGACGGTGATGGCTGTGCGCGACTCGGAGCTGGCCAAGCTGCCCGAGGGCCTGTTCAATGCCATTAAGCTGCGCTACCCCATCGTGGTGACCAAGCTGATTAGCTTCCTTAGCCATCGCTTCCTCGGCTCGATGCAGACGCGCTCGGGCAGCGGGGCGCCGGGCGCGCCCGTCGAGGCCAATCCCGTCACGCACAAGTACTCCACGGTGGCCCTGGTGCCCATCACCGACGAGGTGCCGCTGACGCCCTTCACCTACGAGCTCTACCACTCGCTCTGTGCCATAG GACCCGTCCTCCGTTTGACCTCCGATGTGGTGCGCAAACAGCTCGGTCCGAACATCTTCGAGGCGGCGAACGAGTACCGGCTGACCTCGTGGCTGGCCCAGCAGGAGGATCGGAACATCATCACCCTGTATCAGTGCGATAGTTCGCTGAGTGCCTGGACACATCGATGCATGCGCCAGGCGGACGTCATCCTGATTGTGGGCCTCGGCGATCGCTCCTACCTGGTCGGAAAGTTCGAACGTGAGATCGACCGGCTGGCGATGCGCACGCAGAAGGAGCTGGTCCTGCTATATCCGGAGACGACCAATGCCAGGCCGGCCAACACGCTCAGCTGGCTAAATGCCCGGCCCTGGGTGACCAAGCACCACCACGTACTCTGCGTCAAGCGCATCTTCACGCGCAAAAGTCAATACCGCATT AATGATCTCTACAGTCGCGTCTTGCTGTCCGAGCCGAACATGCATTCCGACTTCTCGCGTTTGGCCCGCTGGCTTACGGGCAACTCGATTGGCCTTGTCCTGGGTGGCGGAGGGGCGCGCGGTGCCGCCCACATTGGGATGCTGAAGGCCATCCAGGAGGCGGGGATACCCATCGACATGGTCGGTGGCGTCAGCATTGGCGCCCTGATGGGAGCCCTCTGGTGCTCGGAGCGTAATATCACCACGGTTACGCAAAAGGCGCGCGAGTGGTCAAAG AAAATGACGAAATGGTTCCTACAACTGCTGGACCTCACCTACCCGATCACATCGATGTTCTCCGGACGGGAGTTCAACAAGACGATCCACGACACTTTCGGGGATGTTAGCATCGAGGACCTGTGGATACCCTACTTCACCCTCACCACCGACATTACCGCCAGTTGCCATCGCATTCACACCAATG GATCTCTGTGGCGTTACGTACGCTCCTCCATGTCGCTCAGTGGCTATATGCCGCCGTTGTGCGATCCTAAAGATGGGCACCTCTTGCTGGATGGCGGCTATGTGAATAATCTGCCAG AGCTGAGTTTTTCGGCACACAGAGCGCGCAGAGTGTTGGAAATTCCACTTGTTCGATCATGCTTGCCTGCGTTCCGAGTTCCACGTTCCTCACGTTCCATTCCATTCCGTTTCGCTCCGTTTTATTGA